AACACACGTgcagcatatatatatatatatgtatatatatatatatatatttgtataaaTTAGGTGGCCGAGTATATAATAGGCAATACGTGCTTCTCAAATGTAGTTGTGAGCATGTGACGCGCTGAGCAGAAGGATAGCGAGGCCAACAAAGGTGGATCtacgcagagagagcgtgTCCTTGTCTCCAGTTTCGTTCTTGCACAAGGCCGCATGCATTTCCACAAATACCCTTATGTCGCAATGGTTAGAGGTTTGTGCCTTGCTGGCGGCGAAGCATGAAGCTGTGGGGCGACCTACGAAACTGTCACTAGAGAACAGTGAACAAACTGGAGTGAGAGGCGAAGTGCTCAAGCATTTCTCGGCATTCATTTTGAGTGCAGAGAAGCCCATCGACCTCGGCAAGCATCCTGCTCAGTTTGCAGCCATGTCTGTACAGAGCGCCTCCACCAGTGCACGTCGGAGCCAGTGGCAATGcatttctcgtttttttccctAGTGTGTACCTGTGGCGAAACAACCACCTTTCACGTACGCACCCACGTGGgcacatgtacatacatacacattaATTCGAGTAAGTACCTCTAGAGAGACGGATCATCCAGGAAGCAGCTGTACTGGGATCGAAGAGACAGTGTCATTAGCGGACCTTCGACTCGGATTGCTTTTCGCTACCTCTGGCCTGGGCGGGCAACACTTCCCGGGTTGCATGGGAACGAGAGCCAAcattgcatgcagtttcctTTAAGAAGTGTGAAAACGGTTCCTGGTGTGTCGAGTCGTCACATTGGCCACAGAAGATATCTTGAGCGTTCGCTCGACGTCACTGGAACTTCCTATCGCGGAAATGAGACGGCACCTGCGATCGCACGCAAGACGccgaacgagagaaggcaaaacaTGTAGCCCCTCTCGGAGGCTCCCCTCtggcagaaacgaagaaaaaagtcCTCGGATGCAGGGAGAGGCGCGGGACAGTGGAGAGGTCCTTTCCACATGCACTCGTAACGAAGCGTCGCTGGCCTCTTCACAACGTTGAAAGACGCCGCGCCAAGACAGACAAAAATACATTTTGCCACACTACTCTGCGGGGCTTCCACATGCACGCACCTATCCGTAGGCCGCCCCGGCTTTCTCGGCAACCCTCGCAAACACAAATTCGACACGTTCCCTTGCTTCTTTCGATACGCCATCCCAGGTGTCTCGAAAAAAAACCTGTGACGCCAGAAAGTTTGAAACGcatttcgctgcttctctgaaGCGCGCATGCGTGCGAATGTGCCCGCGACAAGGCAATGCGCGTCGCCGCGCCTCACGTGACGAGATCCAGGACAAACGACATGGCCCACTGGGCGtctcgagagaggagggagagcggCGACAGGTGGGCGAGGGTGCCGCCGTAGAGACTGGGTGTGACGATTCCGAAGGCGGGGAACTTGAGAGGCGGGAGGAGCAGAATTTGCACGAGCCGCGCGAGCGCCTTCGCAGCAACTGCGCCCAACACGATGAGCACAGACGCGACGGGGTGCGCGCCGTTCAAGAAGACGCTGACGGCGACCACGTTCGAAGTGAGGGTGAAGAAAGACACGAAGTGCTGAAGATGCAGGTTCTCTTCCCAAGCCATCATCAGCAGCGTCGCCATCTTCCCAAACATAGACACAATCAAGGCGGCGGCGAGGTAGTTGTACTTGACAATCACGGCCCTGTTCTGCTCTCCCTGCTCGGGTCGGttgcctctcgcctttcgtcCCCGCAGGACAAACGTCACACGCAGGCCGCGCTTCTCAGCTGTCTTCGCAGCTTCCTCTGAGAAGCAAAACTGTCCCACAGACACAGCGCTcctccttccctcctcgCGCTCAGCATGTCCCTCGTCTCCCAGAACGTATGACACTGCAtccgcctttttctctcgcgatGGATGCAGTCGATGCGGCTCTCGCTGGGATGGCGGGCGAAGCTCCGAGTGGCCACGGGTTGCCTGGCTTCTTTCCCGGTGCGCAGGGTGGCTGTCGTTTCCGAAAGCAGTACTGGTCGACGCGCCTGGCACCTCAAGCATGCGCGCTTCGCCGAGCGTCTCGCGACTCAGCGTCGgtctctgctgttcttccCTCGATGCCCTCCCCGTCCCCAGAcacagcgcatgcaaccACGCTGCTGAGGCCTCGATCCGGCGACGCAGCGCGGTCCACGTCGCCTTCGCGGACCTCTCCATGGTTTTGAGCCAGGCGCCCGCGAGGTGACGAGTCcgagtctctgcttctcccatAACACACGCATCCAGCTCTCGAGAGCCGCCAAGCCTACGTCCGGACCGTGCGCGTTCAGGTTCTTGCGCAGCGTCCTCCCACCCACAGTAAAAGACACGAGAGCCGTAGTGCCAGCGAACGAAGACCCATGTGAAAGCGATCGCCGAAAAGAGGTAGACGAAGAAGTCCAAAGTGCACTGCGCAATGATAAAAACCTGGAGATCCCAGGCAGCCAAAGGGCTGCTCTGCAGCAGCCACCGCAGCACGTCTGCGTGCACGTCGGCTTGCGACACGGGCATGTCGCTGCCTGGCTTGCGCTCGCGGATCGGGGACAGGGCAGTGTCCTCGGCCTCTATCTCCCACTGGAGCACTGGGGGCGGACAAACCGGGCGGTCTTGTGTGTCGTCTCCGAGACAAACGGGAGAGGCGGTGGGCGGGCTGGCCAGTGAAGCGGCaggggggagagaggcgagacccTCCACAGGAGCCGCGCGCCTCCGTCCGTCACCAAAACGCGACTCGATGTGCTCAAAGCCAACCTGCCTCCCAACAGTGTGCGTCAGCGAGCCCTGCGGCACCGCCGGCCAGTCTGAGGGccgcg
This Toxoplasma gondii ME49 chromosome VIII, whole genome shotgun sequence DNA region includes the following protein-coding sequences:
- a CDS encoding hypothetical protein (encoded by transcript TGME49_231030~Predicted trans-membrane domain (TMHMM2.0):293-316:476-499:735-758:761-784:788-811:820-843) — its product is MVICVECSVPLSSTCRRFPPHFQNIRLARCAACGKTADKYVEYEVLLIFIDLLLHKPQAYRHLIFNRLPYAETGVPPSVRNFAVVCILFDTYTRWFLLHASLARAYFQHAKERTAARGYDFSSHGDERAESPGARARSAAGNTPWPLAAEEASPDGANAHGQDSFRRSSHEGGRPCLPVEQANTEVFCQEESYGDPRRDALSDSTSHTFGAENLRAATRDEVADDVWQNSSLSEFSDVSELDYEAESCISVGRRRFRWRRGCALENAPESPLDAEPFSPSPDFWRRTRRRRRRSLWCSPFYLGVGVVTFVAFSLLSSGRDRFRLCSLAPRHLVKRTPDALLKLSSASRPSDWPAVPQGSLTHTVGRQVGFEHIESRFGDGRRRAAPVEGLASLPPAASLASPPTASPVCLGDDTQDRPVCPPPVLQWEIEAEDTALSPIRERKPGSDMPVSQADVHADVLRWLLQSSPLAAWDLQVFIIAQCTLDFFVYLFSAIAFTWVFVRWHYGSRVFYCGWEDAAQEPERARSGRRLGGSRELDACVMGEAETRTRHLAGAWLKTMERSAKATWTALRRRIEASAAWLHALCLGTGRASREEQQRPTLSRETLGEARMLEVPGASTSTAFGNDSHPAHRERSQATRGHSELRPPSQREPHRLHPSREKKADAVSYVLGDEGHAEREEGRRSAVSVGQFCFSEEAAKTAEKRGLRVTFVLRGRKARGNRPEQGEQNRAVIVKYNYLAAALIVSMFGKMATLLMMAWEENLHLQHFVSFFTLTSNVVAVSVFLNGAHPVASVLIVLGAVAAKALARLVQILLLPPLKFPAFGIVTPSLYGGTLAHLSPLSLLSRDAQWAMSFVLDLVT